In the Uranotaenia lowii strain MFRU-FL chromosome 1, ASM2978415v1, whole genome shotgun sequence genome, AAGTGACAGCCTCTGACAGCACATTcggattttcatgttttgaatcCGTCGGACGTGGCGGTCTTGTTTTGGTCCCGGAGGGCGGAATATTCCGGAGAAAATTACGTGTAAAAACCGAAAACAGCTACCAGCGTCATGGGTCTGTGCAAGTGTCCCAAACGGCAAGTAACGACCCAGTTCTGTTTCGAGCATCGGGTCAATGTTTGCGAGAATTGCATGGTCGTCAATCACACCAAGGTAGGtcgaataaaaaatggaaaatcaggattttatttctcaatcagttgtttttgttgttttttcagtgCACAGTTCAGTCCTACATCCAGTGGCTGAAGGACAGTGATTACGACTCTAGCTGTACCCTCTGCGGGAACCTATTGGACAATGAAGATTGTGTTCGATTAATATGTTATCGTgagttatttgattttttttttcttattgaaaagggcttgtagatttttgttttcctttttagaTGTTTTCCACTGGAACTGTTTAAATCTGCGGCAACAGTCACTGCCGGCAAATACGGCCCCGGGAGGTCATACTTGTCCGAGCTGTAGCGATCCAATTTTCCCTCCGGCTAATCTGGTTTCTCCGGTGGCCGATGTGCTGCGAACCCGACTCAGTCAGGTCAATTGGGCTAGGAATGTGTTGGAATTGCCTTTGGTAAATTTGAATCTCTTTTGGTAAATTTCCTATTTCTGATCGAAGTGTTTTCCCTTTCAGCTTTTGGAAGAAAACGGGGACTATTCCGACTATTCGGGCACGACTTCGTCGTCCCATCAGCACAGCAACAACAGCCACAATCATCATTCGGTGGGTGTGCATCATCACAGTGGTGGGGCCCAGAATCGATCATTGCTTCCGATTGCATCCGGAAGTGTTGGTGGTGGTTCCGGGGATCGTCCGGCCAGTCCACACTCGGTGGTCAACATGGAAAGCTACACAACCAGTGCCGGAGCCGCTGCTATGGGAGCCGATTTTCAAGGTAAGAATTGATGAATCTTCTTTAAGGAATTACAGTAGAGGccctttattttgaaaaaaaaattatacgcgATGTTTTACTCTGCGAGGCGAATAAAACTTCGCATggagaataaaatttgaaatattttactaGTAGTGGCCGCTACCACCCCTTATTTCGGAACAAAATTGTTCTAAAATACCCTTAGAAAGGCGATGAGCTCTAAGTATCGGGACAGGGGGACAGATTAAAAATCGCTGTTTTAAACCATTACCtacatattaagaaaattgcACGTTGATTTGAAACCATTTTGACTCCCAGCTTTGGCTGGAATTCCacccaaaattttcgaaaactatttTCACGGTTATTGCCCCTAAAGTTATGCATCAGCATTAGCATGACatgcaaaattatttgaaaaaaaaaaacatcagaaacCCGTTTTTTCAAACGAAACTGTAGACCGAAAGAGCTGAGTTTGGCTGAAATATTACGAAAACGGTGCCGAATCATCCCTTTTACGGAACATTAGAGTTAATAGGTAGGCACTTTTCCTTCTGGTTAAGAGTTAGGAagttgttgaaaattgaaaaacatcgtCTGTGTCTGTCATAGTTTACATtaacttttcaagaattttccaAAGTCCTCTCTAGAACTCTACCTATGTACATATAGTTCGCTCAGAAATTTGGCGAAATCTCAGGAACTCTCCAGAGTTTCCTAAAAACTGTCCAGAGTCCTCTCAGCAGAAGTGAGATGATTATGAAGTTTTAAGAAGGAACTTTCcattacctacctacctaagggtccagcgccgattgaccggcgcatagggctgagataaaagatctccactgctggcgatccggagccagcgtcttcacttgctgccagccgaggttctcgtcaactgtgcggatttcagcggctagacttcgccgccacgagcttttgggcctgcctcttcttcgatgcccatctggattccagtcaagcgcctctctgcaaatctcgttatcatctcttcgcagcgtgtgcccaatccatctccacttacgttcccgaatctcgatttctagcgccttttgatgacaccggcgatgaagttcaacgtttgagatccagttgccaggccaccaagcgcggatgatgttccgcaggcagcgattcacaaaaacttgcagttttcgcgtcgtcaccgcatatgtgcaccaattttcacacccgtacagcaatacggatttgacgtttgagttgaagattcggatcttattTCGGAACAAAATTGTTCTAAAATACCCTTAGAAAGGCGATGAGCTCTAAGTATCGGGACAGGGGGACAGATTAAAAATCGCTGTTTTAAACCATTACCtacatattaagaaaattgcACGTTGATTTGAAACCATTTTGACTCCCAGCTTTGGCTGGAATTCCacccaaaattttcgaaaactatttTCACGGTTATTGCCCCTAAAGTTATGCATCAGCATTAGCATGACatgcaaaattatttgaaaaaaaaaaacatcagaaacCCGTTTTTTCAAACGAAACTGTAGACCGAAAGAGCTGAGTTTGGCTGAAATATTACGAAAACGGTGCCGAATCATCCCTTTTACGGAACATTAGAGTTAATAGGTAGGCACTTTTCCTTCTGGTTAAGAGTTAGGAagttgttgaaaattgaaaaacatcgtCTGTGTCTGTCATAGTTTACATtaacttttcaagaattttccaAAGTCCTCTCTAGAACTCTACCTATGTACATATAGTTCGCTCAGAAATTTGGCGAAATCTCAGGAACTCTCCAGAGTTTCCTAAAAACTGTCCAGAGTCCTCTCAGCAGAAGTGAGATGATTATGAAGTTTTAAGAAGGAACTTTCcattacctacctacctaagggtccagcgccgattgaccggcgcatagggctgagataaaagatctccactgctggcgatccggagccagcgtcttcacttgctgccagccgaggttctcgtcaactgtgcggatttcagcggctagacttcgccgccacgagcttttgggcctgcctcttcttcgatgcccatctggattccagtcaagcgcctctctgcaaatctcgttatcatctcttcgcagcgtgtgcccaatccatctccacttacgttcccgaatctcgatttctagcgccttttgatgacaccggcgatgaagttcaacgtttgagatccagttgccaggccaccaagcgcggatgatgttccgcaggcagcgattcacaaaaacttgcagttttcgcgtcgtcaccgcatatgtgcaccaattttcacacccgtacagcaatacggatttgacgtttgagttgaagattcggatcttattTCGGAACAAAATTGTTCTAAAATACCCTTAGAAAGGCGATGAGCTCTAAGTATCGGGACAGGGGGACAGATTAAAAATCGCTGTTTTAAACCATTACCtacatattaagaaaattgcACGTTGATTTGAAACCATTTTGACTCCCAGCTTTGGCTGGAATTCCacccaaaattttcgaaaactatttTCACGGTTATTGCCCCTAAAGTAATGCATCAGCATTAGCATGACatgcaaaattatttgaaaaaaaaaaaaacatcagaaacCCATTTTTTCAAACGAAACTGTAGACCGAAAGAGCTGAGTTTGGCTGAAATATTACGAAAACGGTGCCGAATCATCCCTTTTACGGAACATTAGAGTTAATAGGTAGGCACTTTTCCTTCTGGTTAAGAGTTAGGAagttgttgaaaattgaaaaacatcgtCTGTGTCTGTCATAGTTTACATtaacttttcaagaattttccaAAGTCCTCTCTAGAACTCTACCTATGTACATATAGTTCGCTCAGAAATTTGGCGAAATCTCAGGAACTCTCCAGAGTTTCCTAAAAACTGTCCAGAGTCCTCTCAGCAGAAGTGAGATGATTATGAAGTTTTAAGAAGGAACTTTCcattacctacctacctaagggtccagcgccgattgaccggcgcatagggctgagataaaagatctccactgctggcgatccggagccagcgtcttcacttgctgccagccgaggttctcgtcaactgtgcggatttcagcggctagacttcgccgccacgagcttttgggcctgcctcttcttcgatgcccatctggattccagtcaagcgcctctctgcaaatctcgttatcatctcttcgcagcgtgtgcccaatccatctccacttacgttcccgaatctcgatttctagcgccttttgatgacaccggcgatgaagttcaacgtttgagatccagttgccaggccaccaagcgcggatgatgttccgcaggcagcgattcacaaaaacttgcagttttcgcgtcgtcaccgcatatgtgcaccaagtttcacacccgtacagcaatacggatttgacgtttgagttgaagattcggatcttagttcgtagagagatctggcgtgaccgccagatgtttcggagactcgcaaacgcaaatcgggcttttctgatccgggtttcgatgtccttcttggtaccaccatcaggcgtaatctggctaccaagatactggaagcactccactgtctcaacctgttgtccagctaccacgaaattggaacgattttctgtattgatttccatcgacttggtctttccgacattgattttgagacctgctgccttggagctttcggtgaggtcgtcgagtttgctctgcatgtcttgttgtgtttgggcgagcaaaacaatatcgtctgccaggtcaaggtcgttcagttgctccatggttgaaggattccacggcaatcctcggtttggtctacagtcaatcgatccagtcaagatctcatccattacgatgagaaaaagcagcggtgacaaaatacatccttgtctcactccagcaattaccgggattggttcggacaagacaccgtcgtgcaagaccttgcacgaaaatgcctcgtactgtgcttcgatgagatggactagtttctctgggacccctcgtcgtctaagagcagcccagatgttttcgtggttcagtcggtcaaatgctttttcgaaatcaacgaacaccagcagaagagagtcctggaattcgttgatttgttccagtat is a window encoding:
- the LOC129755248 gene encoding zinc finger protein-like 1 homolog translates to MGLCKCPKRQVTTQFCFEHRVNVCENCMVVNHTKCTVQSYIQWLKDSDYDSSCTLCGNLLDNEDCVRLICYHVFHWNCLNLRQQSLPANTAPGGHTCPSCSDPIFPPANLVSPVADVLRTRLSQVNWARNVLELPLLLEENGDYSDYSGTTSSSHQHSNNSHNHHSVGVHHHSGGAQNRSLLPIASGSVGGGSGDRPASPHSVVNMESYTTSAGAAAMGADFQASSRRPLLPRESPIGGSDRDDNKYKRRTPAEIFSRWSRRFYAPSSRPPWRRTWFLVVSGMLGFVCIMYVLATLGRRSQDSDDLGDADDGIFNRHLPHEA